In the Streptomyces sp. WMMC940 genome, GTGTCCACGCCGCCTAGTTCCGAGACGAGGATGTAGTACGGGATGAGGGTGGCCTGGAACGGCACCATCAGCGTAGCCAGGAACGACCAGAAGAGGACCTCCCGGCCGGGGAAGCGCTTCTTGGCGAAGGCGTAGCCGGCCATGGACGAGAACAGCAGGATGAGCAGCACCGACACCATCGAGTACACGAGCGAGTTGACGGCCCAGCGGGTGATGTCGGCGTTCTCCAGGACGTCCGTGAAGTTCGCGAGCGTGGCGCGGGTGACGTCGAAGGCGCCCGGGAGGGTCCGGCCGCCGGTGGGGGCGAACGCCACCAGCACCATGACGGCGAACGGCGTGACGGTCACGACGGCGACGAGGACGAGCAGCACGGGCAGTCCCAGCCGGGCCACCGGAGGCCGCGGGGCCCGCGCCGTCCCGGCCGGGGGCGCGGCCGAGGTCCCGGGGGCCGCGGACCGTTCGGCGGATGTGGAGGGGGTCGCCATCAGTCCGCATCCCTTCCGATGAGCCTCCGCTGGACGAGCGAGAAGACGAGGACGACGAGGAAGAGGACCAGGCCGACCGCGCTGGCGTAGCCGAAGTCGAAGAACTTGAAGCCGGAGTCGTAGAGGAAGTACACGAGCGAGTAGCTGGCGCGGACCGGGCCGCCTGCCGTCATGACGTACATGGCGTCGAAGACCTGGAAGCCGAGGATCGCCTCGATGACGAGGACGAAGAACAGCACCGGCCGCAGCAGGGGCACCGTCACCCAGCGGAAGCGCTGCCAGCCGCTCGCGCCGTCGATGGTGGCGGCCTCGGTGACCTCGCGCGGGATGGACTGGAGTCCGGCGAGCAGGATGAGCATGGAGTAGCCGAAGCCCTTCCACGCCGAGGCGGCGGCGATGGACGGCAGGACCAGGGACTCGCTGCCGAGGAAGTCGACGGGGCCGACGCCGAGGGCGCCGAGGGAGGCGTTGAGCAGTCCGTCCTGGACCTCGTAGATCCACTTCCAGATGACGGCGGCCAGCACGATGCTGGTGACGTACGGGAGGAAGAACAGCCCGCGGAAGAAGCCGCGCATCCAGAGCGTGCGGTGGAGCAGGACGGCGGTGCCGAGGGCGAGGGCGACGGTCATCGGCACGTACAGGACCGTGTAGACGGCGGTGACGCCGAGGCTCTCCCAGAACAGGTCGTCGCCGAGGAGCCGGGTGTAGTTCCCGGCCCCGATGAACGTCCACTCCCCGCTGAGCCGGTAGTTGGTGACGGAGAGGAACGCCGCTCCGAGCGTCGGCCCGAAGCGGAACACGAGGAACAGCATGAGCATCGGCGCCACGAAGGCGAGACCGGCGAGTGCCTCGCGCCGCCGCAGGATCCGGCTCCGTGACCCGGGGGCGGTGCGGCCGGGGCCGCTCCGGTCCCCCGGGCGGGTGGCCCTCGCACCGGGCGGTGGGCCGCTCGTTCCGGGCAGTCCGTCACCCTCGTCCGGGGCGATCTCGTCGGTGACGGTCCTTCTCAACGCTGACGCGCCAGCAGCTCGTCGGCCTCGGCGGCTGCCGCGTCCAGAGCCGCCTTGGGGCTCTTCTTCCCGGTCAGCGCGGCCTGGATCTCCGGGCTGATCAGCGCCATCAGCTGACGCGCCGCCGGATTCGGCTCACCCGGGTGGGTGTGGTTCAGCGCCTCCTGGTACTCCTTGGCGTAGGTGCTGTCGTTCGGGACCGTCACGTCGGTCCGCGGGGAGAAGAAGCCGCCGGCCTTGCCCATGGACTCGATCTGCGCCGGCTCGACCATGTAGGCGATGAACTTCTCGGCGCCCGTCACGTTCCCGGACCTGGCGTTGATGCCGAGCCCGCCGGGCATGCCGAAGCAGACCTGCTTGCCGGGCCCGGTGAGGGCTGGGCCGACGATCACGTTGCCCTTGCCCCACGCCTTCTCGGCCAGTACGGCGTCGGCGGGTGTGTTGGTGTAGCCCATGGCGACCTGCTGCTTGCCGAGCGCCTGGTCGGTGAAGAGGTTGGCGTTGTTCATGGCGGACCTCGGCACGGCCCCGCTCTTGTAGAGGTCGACGAGGAAGGACAGCGCCTCGACGCCCTCGGGGCCGTTGAAGGCGGCCTTCTTGCCGCCGTCGTCGAAGACCTTGCCGCCCGCCTGCCAGAGCAGCGGGTAGAAGCTCATGTTGAGCGAGGCCTCGTTGCTCGCGGAGTAGTCGAGCGTGGACGCGCCGGCCTGCTTCAGCTTCGGGGCCGCGGCCCTGATGGCGTCCCAGGTCGTGGGCGGCTCCGAGATGCCCGCCTTCTCCAGCAGCTTCCTGTTGTAGAGCGTGCTGGTGACGGTGTGGTAGATCGGGGCGGCGTAGACCTTGCCGTCCTGGCTCATGGCCTCCAGGGCACTCGGGCGGAAGGCGCTCCTGGCCTCCTGGATGGCCCGGTCGACCGGCTGGATCGCGCCGTTCGCCTGGTACTGCGGAATCTGGTCGGGCCCCAGCAGGACCACGTCCGGGCCCTTGCCGCTGCCGAAGGCGGTGGCGAGCTTCTGGTCGCGGTTCTCCCAGGGCAACTGCTCGATGCTGAGGTCGACGCCCTTCTCCTTCGCTTCGAACCCTCTCTCGATCCCGTCCCAGTACGCCGCATTGGCCTTCGGATCCATGATCACCGGGTACATCCACACGGTGACCTTCTTGGACTCGGCGCCGCTGTCGCCACCGCATCCGGCGACCGTGAGCGTGGTGAGCGTGAGCAGTGCGAGAGGAACGGTGGCGCGCTTGAACCCTGTCTTCATGGGGGCCTCCGGAAGCCCTGGGGACCTGGGGAAACGAGCGAAGAGCCCGGCACTTTCGGCCTGGGCCGAAAGTAGCCGGGCAGTTTTGGGCTGTCAATGCTCCCTCAACGCCTGCTCCGCGTGGGGGTGTTACGCATCGGCCGAAAGGCGTAGTGCGGACGCCGCGGCGGGGGTGGCCGCGGCCGAGCGCGTCGTTCTCCTGGAAGGGCAGTGCACCGCCGGGACCGGGGAGCGGGTCCGGAGCGGGAGCGGGAGGGCCCGGGAGCGGGAGGGCGCACGGTCCGGGTGACCGTGCCGGGCCCCCGCGCCGGAGCGTCCACAGCCGGGTGGCGGTCTCCTCGGCACCCGCACCCGGGACGAGCACCGGCCCCGGCGCCCCACCCGTAACCCGAAAGGGCGCACGGTCCGGGTGACCGTGCCGGATCGCCCGCACCTTGGACGAGCCGGTCCGGCACCCGTGGCCCGAGGCGGTGCCCCGGCCCGCCGCCACGGAGCTCTCAGGACGCGCGCTTCCTGGCGGCGGTCTTCTTCGCCGCCGTCTTCTTGGCCGAGGACTTCGAGGACGCCGTCTTCGACGACTTGGCCGCGGCCGTCTTCTTCGCCGCCGTCTTCTTCGCCGCCGGTCCGGCGGCCGTCTTCTTCGCCGCCTCCTTCGACGCGGCCTTCTTCGCCGCAGCCTTCTTGCGCGGCTTCAGCTCCGTGACCGGCGCGGAGACCTCCGCCGCCTCGTCACCGCGGGCCTCCTTCGCCGCCCGCACGCTGCTCTCCAGTGCGGCCATCAGGTCGATGACCTTGCCGCCGCCCGCCGGCGCGGGCTGGGGCTCCAGTTCGACGCCCTCCGCCTTCGCGGCGATCAGCTCCTCCACCGCCTGCCGGTAGTCGTCGTGCAGCGAGTCGAGGTCGACGTCGCCGAGCGTGTCCATCAGCGCGTCCGCCAGGTCGAGTTCCGCGTCGCGGATCGTGACGTCCGTTTCGGGTGCGACCCCCTCCGGCCGGCGTACCTCGTCGGGCCAGAGCAGACCGTGCATCGCGATCACGTCGTCGACGACGCGGAGCATGCCCAGTCGTTCCCGCCCCCGGAGGGCGAACTTGGCCAGTCCGACCTTCTTGCTCCGTTTGAGGGCTTCCCGCAGCAGCGTGTACGGCTTGGCCGCGGGCACGCCGTTCGCCGCGAGGTAGTACGCGCCGTCGATCTGGAGCGGATCGATCTCCGAGGCCGGGACGAAGGCGACGATGTCGATCGTCTTCGTGGTCGGCAGCGGCAGGGAGGCGAGGTCCTCGTCCGTGATGGGGATCATCGTCCCGTCCGCGTCCTCGTACGCCTTCCCGATCTCCGCCTGCGACACCTCCTGGTCGTCCAGCTCACAGACCTTGCGGTACCGGATGCGCCCGCCGTCCTGGGTGTGGATCTGACGGAAGGAGACCGAGCGGCTCTCCGTGGCGTTCACGAGCTTGATCGGAATGCTGACCAGCCCGAAGGAGATCGCACCGTTCCAGATGGATCGCACGTTTCATCCCTTTCATCCGATATATCGGGATTCATGGGATTCTCATCGTATGACGCCCATCACCGAGGTGGAGGGGCGGCGTCTGGCCCTCAGCAATCTGGAGAAGGTGCTCCATCCGGCCACCGGGACCACCAAGGGCGAGGTGCTGCACTACTACGCCACGATCGCGGACGCGATCCTCACGCATCTGCGCGGCCGGCCGCTGTCCTTCCTCCGCTATCCCGACGGCCCGGACGGCCAGTTGTTCTTCACCAAGAACCCGCCGCCCGGCACCCCCGACTGGGTGGAGGTCGCCGAGGTACCGCGCTCCTCCCGCGAGACCGGCGAGCAGGTCGTCGTCCGTGACCTGCCGTCCCTGATGTGGGCGGCGAACCTGGTCGTGGAGTTCCACACGCCCCAGTGGAAGGCGGACCGGCCGGCCTGGGCCGACCGGATGGTCCTCGACCTCGACCCAGGGGCTCCCGCCACCGTCGTGGAGTGCTGCGACGTGGCGCTGTGGCTGCGGGAGCGGCTGGCCGACGACGGTCTGGACGCGTACGCGAAGACCTCCGGCTCCAAGGGCCTGCACCTTCTGGTGCCACTGGAGCCGACCCCGTCCGACGAGGTCTCGGCATACGCCAAGGGCCTGGCCGTGGAGGCCGAGGCGGAGCTCGGGGAGCTGGTCGTGCACCGGATGGCGCGCGCCCTGCGGCCGGGCAAGGTCTTCGTCGACCACAGCCAGAACGCCGCGGCCAAGACCACCGCCACGCCCTACACCCTGCGCGCCCGCACCGAGCCGACCGTGTCCGCACCCGTCACCTGGGACGAGGTCGAGGGCTGCGGGTCGCCCGACGACCTGGTCCTCCGTCTGGGCGACGTCCCGGCGAGGCTCGACCGGTACGGGGACCTGCTCGCGCCCCTGGCCGACCCCGCCGCGGCGGGCGCGCTGCCGTGACCCCCGCCCGGGGGGCCCTGCGGCCCCCGATGAAGCCCGCGCTCGCCGAGCCGGTGGCCACGCTGCCGCGCGGTGAGGGGCTGGCGTACGAACCGAAGTTCGACGGCCACCGGATGCTGATCTTCAAGATCGACGGCACGGCCGTGCTCCAGGCCCGTTCGGGACGCATCGTGACCACCGCCTTCCCCGACCTCGCGGCGGCAGCGCTCGCCCTGCCGGACGACACCGTCCTGGACGGCGAGGTGGTCGTCTGGAGCGGAGGGCGGATCGACTTCGCCGCCGTGCAGCGCCGGGCGGCCGCCACCGCGGCGCGGGCCGGGCTCCTCGCCCGCCGGATGCCCGCGTCCTACGCCGCGTTCGACCTCCTCGCGGAGGCCGGCGAGGATCTCCGCCCCGCTCCGTACGAGCGGCGCAGGCAGCGGCTGACCGCTCTGCTCGACCCCCTCGGGCCACCCCTCCAGCCGGTGCCGATGACCACGGACCCCGAGGTCGCCGCGACCTGGTTCGAGACGCTGCCGGCGGCGGGGATCGAGGGGCTGGTGGTGAAGCACCTGGGCCGGCCGTACCGGGCCGGCGCCCGCGACTGGCGCAAACTCCGCCACACGGATGTGCACGACGCGGCGGTGACCGGCTTCACCGGCCCACCGGCCCGCCCGGCCGCACTGGTCCTGGTGCTCCCCGACGACGACACCCCGGTGGTGTCCAGCCCGCTGCCGCCCGCCCTGCGCTCCCGCGCGGGACGACTGCTCGCGGGCCGCGCGGCGGAGCACCGGGAGGGGGCGCCCCGGACGGCGACGGCGATCGGCATCGGCGAGGTGCCGTACAGCGCGGTGGAGCCCGGGCTGGTGGCCGAGGTCGAGCGGGGCACCACCCGGCACACCGTCGTCACGGTCCATCGGCTCCGGGACGACCTCGTCAATCAAGTTTGACCAAAGGCTCCGTCGGGGATACGATCTCCATTAGTCAAACTTGACTAGCTTCGCCTGCACGAAGGAGCGTGTGTGCCCCAGCTTCCCGACACCGGGTATCTCCCGACCCCCGACGAACTCGCCTCGATCCAGGCGTGGTTCACCGAGTACGACACGGCGGCAGCACGCCGCGACATCGAGCGGATGGCGGACATGGCCGTCTTCCCGCTCAATCTGGTCAGCGACGACTCCTCGGGCAGCGGCGCCGCCGCCCAGTGGGACCGCGAGCAGTTCGTCCGGACCATGACCCAGGTCATGGGGGACGGGTCCGAGGACATCGCCTTCGAGTCGGTGCGCACGCCCGTCTTCCTCGGACCGGCGATGGTGGTCGTCTTCACCGACTCCACCATGACGGCGGGCGACACGACCCAGCACCTGCGGTACGCGGACGTCCTGATCAAACGGGACGGGCGGTGGGCCTTCCAGACCATGCTGCAGAGCGGCTGGGGTGACAACCTGCGCTGAGCCGTCACGCCCGCACCGCACCGTCACGCCCGCGGCCGCATCGCCGGCTGCGGGCGCGCTCGTGCGCCCGGGTTCGGCCGGGGCGCACTCCTGCGTCCGTGCGCGGCTGCGGGCCCTACGCGCCCCCGGAGTTCGGGGGCGCCGGCACCCGCCGGACTGCCGACAGAAGGACGAGGGGGCGTGAACGCCCGTACGCACCCTCCGGCGTGACGCGCAGTCCTGCCCCTCCCCCACCTCCACCCCGCCCCACTCCACCGGCCACTCCACCGGCCGACTCCACCGGCCGACTCCACCGGCCGACTCCACCGGCCGACTCCACCGGCCGACTCCACCGGCCACGATGCCACTCACCTCGCCGGTCACCGTGGACCGGCGATGCCCCACGAGGCCGGCACACCCCGCTGCCCGTCCGACGAACGCGCTCATCCGGCTCACTTGCGCGGGGTGGGTTGTCGCCGTCCTGGTGCACACTCTCCCCAGGCATCCGGCTCACGGAAGGGAACGGCGTGTTCACGGGGATGGACGAGGTCGACTGGGCCTCGATGGGGCATGCGTACGGTCCGGCTGACGACGTACCGGGGCTGCTGAGGGCGCTCGCCTCCGCGGATCCGGCCGAGCGGGAGTCCGCGCTCGACGGGATGTACACCGCGGTGCACCACCAGGGCGACGTGTACGACTCCACGCTGGCCTGCATCCCCTTCCTCCTGGAACTCGTCGCCAGCCCCGAGGTGCAGGACCGCGGCGCCATCGTGGAGTTGCTGACCAGCATCGGCGGCATCGACCTCGACGACGACGAACTCGACCCGGAGGACGAGGAGTTCGAGGACGCCGCGAACTACGCGATGGCCGCCGCCGCGGTGGCCGCGGGGGCCGACGTCTTCGTCGGGCTGCTGGGCGATCCGGACGCCGGAGTCCGGCTCGCGGCGCCGTGCGCCCTCGCGATGCTCCACGGCGACCCGGCGCGGGTGCTGGCCCTCCTGAGGGACCGGCTGGAGGGGGAACGGGACACGGAGGTACGGCTCGCGCTCGTCGAGGCGGTCGGGCGGATCGCGCTGCGCCACGAGCCGCTGCGCGCCGAGTCGGTGAACTGGCTGACCACGCTGCTCGCCCCCCACCGGCCGCCCGGGTTGCGGCTGTCCGCGCTGACCCAGCTGGCACGCTGCGCGCCCGGCCTCCTGCCCGACGACGTGGCGTCGACGGCGACCGCGCTGCTGCGGGCCACGGACGAGGCCGCGGCCTGCTCCGCGGCCGGCTCCGGGCCGGGGGCGGGGTCCCGGGCAGAGGCGGCGGGAGGTGACGGCGGGCCGGGCGCACCCTGGGCCGACGACCTGCTGCGGACGCTCCACTCCGCGCTCGGTGACCGCGTCGACGACCGGATCGCGCTGCTCACCGGCCAGCTGACCAGTGCCGACCCTGACCAGCGCACGGACGCCGTGTGGATGTGCCACGGGCTGATCCGGGCCTGGCGCGGGCCGTACGACGAGGTGGTACGGCTCGTCGGCGCGCAGCTCGACGACCCCGATCCACTGCTGCACGGTGCGGCGGCCAGCCTCCTGGAGAGCCTCTTCGGGCTGGCGCTGCCCGCGGCCGACGCGCTCGCGGAGCGGGTGAGGACCGCGGACGGGGAACGGCCGGCGGACCGTCGCGCGCTCGTCGCCCTCGCCCGGCTCGGTGACGCGCGTGCCGTCCCGGCGCTCGCCCGCGCACTGGAGCAGCCTGATCCGCCGCGCGACGCGGCGTTCGCCGTGCCGTACCTCGGCGACCGGGCCGCGCCCCTCGTGCCGGTGCTGCGGCGGCGGCTCGGCGAGGTCGCCCTGGACGAGCAGCTCTACGACCGGGCGGCACCACTGCTGACCGGAATCGCCGGCGTGCGGGCGGCCGAGGCGCTGCCCGAGGTGCTGCGGGTGCTGCGCGGCGCACCTGCGCCGGGCGGCGAATGGGTGACCGAGGCGGCGCTGCGTGCCCTCACGACGTTCGGGACCGCTGCCCTTCCGGCGGCGCCGGAGCTCCGCGGGCTGCTCGGCGGCGCGTCCTCGCGCCCGTCCTCGTCGGTCGTCGCGGCCGCGGCGCGGGCGCTGTGGGCGGCGACGGGAGACGCGGCCGCGGTGCTGCCGGTGCTCCGCGAACTGCTCACGGCGGACGGTCCGGACGAGCGCCGCGCCGCCGCCGCGGCGCTCGGCGCGATCGGCCGCCCGGCGGCCGACGCGGCGCCCGCGCTCAGAGACCTGCTCGCCTCGCCGGAACGCTGGCTCCGGATGGACGCGGCGGTCGCGCTGTGGCGGGTCACCGGTGAGGCCCGGGAATCCCTGCCGGTGCTGCGGACCGCATGGGAGGAGAACCGCTACGGGCGGGTCGAGATCGCCGAGTGCCTCGCCGAGATGGGCCCCTCGGCGGGGCCGGCCGCGCCCCTGCTGCGTGCGGAGCTCGCACGGCCTCGGCGGCACAACGTGCTGGACGGGGGGTCCGGGAGCCACGACATCGAGCAGGACGAACGCCTGCTCACCCTCTGCCGCGCGGCACTGCGCCCTCGCGCCTGACGCCGCTCGCGCGGCCCACTCGCACCGGCGGCACGTGGCGTCACATCCGTGCCGACCCCCGGGACCGAGGCCGGGGCCGGTCCGGCTGCGGCGCGAGCGCCATCGCCGCCGGGGTCGGCACGGGCAGGCGGGACTCCTGACCGCCGGGGTGAGCCTCTGCGGCAAGGGCGCCGGGCCGGACACGGGGCAGCGGTGTACGGCGTCGCGGGCCGTGGGGCGCGTTGCGAATGCCCCGTCCGGCCGTGAGCGTCGGGGCCCGCACGGACGCGTCACCCCAAAACATCCACAGGCCCCCCGCAAAGGGCAAAAAGGACTTCCGTACCCTGGGGGACGGCCGCCTTCGAATCGACCCCTCCCAGGACTCCTGTTGCCACGCCATCGCACCCCCCGCCCCGCGCTCGCCGCCTTCGCCGCCGCCACCGCGCTGCTGCTCGCCGGCTGCGACGACGCGGGCGGACTGGAGAGCGCCGGGGCGACGCCGACCGCCGTCGGCCCGGTGCGGCTGTGGCCGGAACTGCCGGAGATATCCGCACCCCCGGTCGACTACGGCGAGAGCGACACGGAACACGTCCCCGGGGTCGCGGTTCCCGGCGGTGACGTCCACGCCGTGGACCCGGTCGCCGTCGTCCAGGCGGAGGTGGCCGCCCACCCGGGCCGGGTCACCGGCCCCGACGGGCTCTACGAGCAGACGGCTCGGCAGATCCGCGAGTGCCGGACGGAGCCGGCGAAGTGCCCCGTGCTGAAGCCGTACTACCGCGATCTCACCGGTGACGGGAAGGACGAGCTGATCGTCGGCATCACGATGCCCGAGCAGCAGACGGCGATCCGGGTGTACATGCCGGAGAAGGGCGGACTGACGCGCATCATGTCCGACGCGGAGGCGATCGTCAGCGTCGAGCTCGCCGGCCGGGACCTGATCCTGCGGGCCGTGTCCGCGGGCATTCCCGGCTATGAGTACCGCACGGCATGGTCCTGGGACGAGCAGCAGCGGGCGATGCTCCCCGCGCGCGACGAGATCGTCCGGGTCAAGCCGCCCCGGCCCGCACCCGAGTCGTCGGCGGACGCACGATGACCGGCACCACGCCGGTCCGCCGCAGACGGCCACGGCGCCGCCCGCGGCTGCGCAGGCCCGCCTGGACCGCCACGCTCACCTGGAAGGCCGCGGTCTTCATCACCGTGATGTGCTGCGCGCTGGCGGCGCTGCTCGGTGCTCTGGTGCATGTGTCGGTGACCCGCCAGACCGTGGACCAGGCCCGCGAGAAGGCGCTGTCGAGGCTGGAGGACGTGACCGAGGCGTACGAGGCGGGCGAGCCGATGGGACGGTACGGCGCCCTGGACCCGCAGGGGCTGCCGTCCGGACTGCGGGCGCTGGCGCTGCGCGGACAGCGCGGCACGGTGGTCTCGGACGTCGACGGCCGGCCGACGATGTGGGCCGCGGGCCCGGCGGACGGCCGCGCCCTGGCGGTGCGGATCGACTACACGCTGAGCGCGCGGACCATCATGGGCCTCGACCGGGCCATCGTCGGCTCCTCCGCGCTGGCGATCGGCGCGACGCTGCTGGCGGGAGCCTTCTCGGTGACCCGGGTGACCCGCCGGCTGCATCTGACCGCGCAGGTGGCTCGGCGGATCAGCGCGGGTGATCTGGACGCGCGCGTCAACGACCCCCGTACGAAGGACCCTGCGCGCTGCGAGGACGAGGTGGCCACGGTCTCCGGCGCGCTGGACACCATGGCCTCCACCCTCCAGGGCAAGCTGCTGAGCGAGCAGCGCTTCACCGCCGACGTGGCGCACGAGCTGCGCACCCCCCTGACGGGCCTGTCCGCCGCGGCTGAGCTGCTGCCGCCGGGGCGCCCGTCGGAGCTGGTGCAGGACCGGGTGCGCAGGATGCGGGCGCTGACGGAGGACCTGCTGGAGATATCGCGGCTCGACGCGGGCCGGGAGACGGTCGACCTCGACATCCATGAACTGGCGCCGCTGACCGAGCGGGTGGTGCGGATGGCGCGTTCCACCGGCTCGGAGACGGATCTGCTGGTCGTCCGCGCCACGAGCGTCGAGACGGACAAGCGACGGCTGGAACGGGTGCTCGGCAATCTGATCGCCAACGCGCACAAGCACGGTGCGGGGCCGGTGGTGGTGGCCGTGGACGGACCGGTGGTGTCGGTCCGGGACCACGGGGCGGGATATCCGGAGTACCTGCTGGAGCACGGGCCGCAGCGGTTCCGTACCGAGTCGGGCGGCAAGGGCCACGGTCTCGGTCTGACGATCGCGGTGGGCCAGGCGGCGGTGATAGGCGCGCGTCTGGAGTTCGTGAACGCTCCGGGGGGCGGGGCGCTCGCCCGGCTGACGCTGCCCGAGTACGTGCATCTCGCCGACCGCCCGGATGACGGCGCCACGGCCTCGCCCGAAACGTACGACGCATCCCCGGCGGCACCCGTCCCGGACGCCGGGTCGCGGGCCGCGCCCGATACGGACGGCGGCCCAGCGGCGGTCCCCGGCACGGATGCCGGCCCGGGCACCGACATGCAGCAAGCGAAGTCCACGGATAAGCGGACATAAGATCCCTGCTTGCTACGTTGCGTCGCATGACCGCAACGGCAGCGGAGGATCCCCCGCCCGAACGGCCCCGTCCGGCGCGACGGCGGGGCGTCGAGCTCTCGCTCCTCGTGTGCGCCGTCCTCATCTCCGTCCACGGCTATGCCGAGGTGGGTCTGGCCAGGAGCGGAGCCGTTCCGCCCGACGCCCTCGCCTACGGCGCGGGTCTCGGTCTGCTCGCGCTGCTCGCCCATCTCGCCGTGCGGCTGCGGGCGCCCTACGCTGACCCGCTGCTGCTGCCGATCGCGGTCCTCCTCAACGGTGTGGGTCTCGTCCTCATCTACCGCCTCGACCTGGAGACCCCGGCCGACCGCGCCGCCCCGGCCCAGCTGATCTGGTCCACCCTGGGCGTCGCGCTGTTCATCGCGGTCGTCGTACTGCTGCGGGACCACCGCGTGCTGCAGCGCTACGCCTACCTCTCCGTCGTCACCGCGCTCGCCCTGATGATCGTGCCGATCCTCTTCCCCGCGGTGAACGGCGCCCGGATCTGGATCCGGATCGGAGGTCTCTCGTTCCAGCCGGGCGAGTTCGCCAAGATCCTGCTGGCGGTGTTCTTCGCCGCGTACCTGGCCGCGAACCGCCATGCACTCGCCCACACGGGCCGCCGGATCGGGCCTCTGCGACTGCCCGCCGGCCGGGTGCTCGGTCCGGTCGTGGCCATCTGGCTGATCAGTGTGGTCGTGCTGGTGCTGGAGCGCGACCTCGGCACCTCGCTGCTGTTCTTCGGGCTCTTCGTGGTCATGCTCT is a window encoding:
- a CDS encoding sensor histidine kinase — encoded protein: MTGTTPVRRRRPRRRPRLRRPAWTATLTWKAAVFITVMCCALAALLGALVHVSVTRQTVDQAREKALSRLEDVTEAYEAGEPMGRYGALDPQGLPSGLRALALRGQRGTVVSDVDGRPTMWAAGPADGRALAVRIDYTLSARTIMGLDRAIVGSSALAIGATLLAGAFSVTRVTRRLHLTAQVARRISAGDLDARVNDPRTKDPARCEDEVATVSGALDTMASTLQGKLLSEQRFTADVAHELRTPLTGLSAAAELLPPGRPSELVQDRVRRMRALTEDLLEISRLDAGRETVDLDIHELAPLTERVVRMARSTGSETDLLVVRATSVETDKRRLERVLGNLIANAHKHGAGPVVVAVDGPVVSVRDHGAGYPEYLLEHGPQRFRTESGGKGHGLGLTIAVGQAAVIGARLEFVNAPGGGALARLTLPEYVHLADRPDDGATASPETYDASPAAPVPDAGSRAAPDTDGGPAAVPGTDAGPGTDMQQAKSTDKRT